A portion of the Oceanispirochaeta sp. genome contains these proteins:
- a CDS encoding phage portal protein: MRNPFKPKVITKEIVNHIHHRDDNKMNDHGSKFGRISYNTNFSFGDESARRDIARKVYRESLTAKGMTRRFVDSVVNVGMSWESTPLWDMITDSPGTPEEKRQWTVDIENRWKLYSTSKEADTEGVLTFQQLQRMVYKIGDIDGEVFGIIRYMSDARRISNVALQIINNDQITSPHDGINVAAIKARGAKVVDGVEFDNIGREVAIWVQEGFGAKHTRIAYFGGSGRRFVIHYKANPMPGESRGVPEFASLAYELSRLTEVEINEIEKMASASTWMGVVKTDKDAYVKKPDFLINSDQSETTESTYTPGIDTVHVGDKALIMNNLEPGQDFQMFKSDYTNTNLETLIEVYETRVAASRG, encoded by the coding sequence ATGAGAAACCCATTCAAGCCTAAAGTAATAACCAAAGAAATAGTGAATCACATCCACCACAGAGATGATAACAAGATGAATGATCACGGTTCAAAGTTTGGCCGGATCAGCTATAATACCAATTTTTCATTTGGTGATGAATCCGCACGCCGTGATATTGCCCGCAAAGTATACCGGGAATCACTCACAGCCAAGGGAATGACACGGCGGTTTGTTGACTCCGTGGTCAATGTCGGCATGTCCTGGGAGAGCACCCCATTATGGGATATGATAACAGACTCTCCCGGAACCCCTGAAGAAAAAAGGCAATGGACAGTTGATATTGAAAACCGATGGAAACTTTACAGCACAAGTAAAGAGGCCGATACTGAAGGCGTTTTAACTTTTCAGCAGCTGCAAAGAATGGTCTATAAGATCGGAGACATTGACGGGGAAGTATTCGGGATCATCAGGTACATGTCAGACGCCCGCAGAATATCAAATGTCGCACTTCAAATAATCAACAATGATCAAATCACAAGCCCTCATGATGGTATAAATGTCGCAGCAATCAAGGCCCGTGGTGCGAAGGTTGTTGACGGTGTAGAGTTTGATAATATAGGCCGTGAGGTCGCTATATGGGTCCAGGAAGGATTCGGAGCTAAACATACACGAATAGCCTACTTCGGAGGCTCTGGCCGCAGGTTTGTGATCCACTACAAAGCTAATCCGATGCCTGGGGAGTCCAGAGGCGTCCCGGAATTTGCCTCATTGGCCTATGAGCTTTCCCGCCTGACAGAAGTAGAGATCAACGAAATTGAAAAGATGGCTTCTGCCTCAACCTGGATGGGAGTCGTTAAAACAGATAAAGACGCATACGTCAAGAAACCTGATTTCCTTATCAATTCAGATCAATCAGAGACAACAGAATCGACATACACTCCCGGGATCGATACGGTCCATGTCGGAGACAAAGCCCTCATCATGAATAACCTTGAACCTGGACAAGACTTCCAGATGTTCAAATCAGATTATACAAATACCAACCTTGAGACTCTCATCGAAGTCTACGAAACCAGAGTAGCAGCCTCCCGGGG
- a CDS encoding ParB/RepB/Spo0J family partition protein, giving the protein MAIKIDKEFRNLIPCLTKEERASLKFSIETEGQREPIIVWKGKNIIVDGHNRYDILQNINVNIKKIDMHFEDREEVMVWMIDNQKGRRNLSKSDMLKLGMKRAELLEEKAKEKQQEYHGNQYESAPFQESEKVQPINTTKEMADYAGVSIDTASKYKKVMNEAPEQIRQEVNAGTKTINRAYQEIKKPDTVPTDSDFNHGESSAKKIIVYAESVLRHLSDEDKNNADSVIRQWINNEE; this is encoded by the coding sequence ATGGCAATTAAAATAGACAAAGAATTTAGAAACTTAATTCCGTGCCTCACAAAAGAAGAAAGAGCTTCTCTAAAATTCTCTATTGAGACAGAAGGCCAGAGAGAACCGATCATTGTATGGAAAGGTAAAAACATAATTGTTGACGGTCATAACAGATATGATATTTTACAGAACATAAATGTCAATATCAAAAAAATTGATATGCACTTTGAAGACCGTGAAGAAGTTATGGTGTGGATGATCGACAACCAGAAAGGAAGGAGGAATCTATCAAAGTCTGATATGCTTAAACTCGGAATGAAAAGGGCTGAACTTCTGGAAGAGAAGGCAAAAGAGAAGCAGCAGGAATATCACGGTAATCAGTATGAATCTGCACCTTTTCAGGAATCTGAAAAAGTCCAACCAATCAACACCACAAAAGAAATGGCAGATTATGCCGGGGTCAGTATTGATACTGCCTCAAAGTATAAGAAGGTAATGAATGAAGCACCTGAACAAATCAGGCAGGAGGTAAATGCAGGAACAAAAACTATTAACAGGGCTTATCAGGAAATAAAAAAGCCGGATACCGTACCAACCGATTCCGACTTTAATCATGGAGAGTCTTCCGCAAAGAAGATAATTGTATATGCAGAAAGCGTATTAAGACACTTGTCTGATGAGGATAAGAATAATGCAGATTCTGTAATTCGTCAATGGATAAACAATGAGGAATAG
- a CDS encoding terminase gpA endonuclease subunit, with product MTKKAAYQNAIDVIIKRASEIIPTEISRTLVSEWAEKNRVLKEGPLQGPFSFDFTPYLRELADCLSPSDDETREVVFMKPARIGSTVSIGENWIGAMIDAFPCDMGYITSDVAMAEIQMQGRIDSLINESGIGYKIGNVKKRDTQKKTMDKTVMKAFPGGSIMAGGPNSSFFKRSVGFKFLNVTEVDGFADNIGKEGDPVGLFRRRCGAFQNEYKILWESSPKLKHNSKILRLYKEGDQRKYMVECKHCGHMQDLRWGKKEDPGGLKFDHDDDDRLIEGSVHYECEECKGHWTNADKDFFLPDKKMGGSAYWKPTSMARRPGLKSYHMNALYAPIGFTSWETIAMEFLEIKHRGFPPLEFQVWINTVLGEAFEDRGERPKLEALLTRNRTYKKGFLPEEAEPYFLTLGADIQGGAKSRIECEIVAWGHDKVSWSVDYITIPGDTSDIYNECWTALKSIIQAEYAGHKIMLSGIDSGFRTQIVYEFCAGMGSNVFPVMGSETLMKGREHIKFFEVSGLAIQRLNVNTDLLKQETYQDLAKGQYEDGRSPEGYCHFPMDYTRDHYNRLTAESRVLKTTAAGKKYIWDAGSRRNEQLDCRVYNLALVYAYKQTAENYLKEAKIIDEELNFTWPIFWQYVKSEKKAK from the coding sequence ATGACAAAAAAAGCAGCCTATCAGAACGCCATTGACGTAATCATAAAACGGGCAAGCGAGATCATACCGACAGAGATCAGCCGGACATTAGTTTCTGAATGGGCTGAAAAGAACCGGGTATTGAAAGAGGGTCCACTTCAGGGACCTTTCTCTTTTGACTTCACCCCGTACCTCAGGGAGCTCGCCGACTGCCTCAGCCCTTCAGATGATGAAACCCGGGAAGTCGTGTTTATGAAGCCCGCTCGAATAGGCTCGACTGTCTCCATCGGTGAAAACTGGATCGGTGCAATGATAGACGCCTTCCCCTGTGATATGGGATATATTACGAGTGACGTTGCCATGGCAGAGATCCAGATGCAGGGCCGTATTGACTCACTGATCAACGAATCAGGCATAGGCTATAAGATTGGTAACGTAAAAAAGCGGGACACTCAGAAGAAGACCATGGACAAGACAGTAATGAAGGCATTCCCTGGTGGGTCCATCATGGCCGGGGGGCCGAACAGTTCTTTTTTCAAAAGATCAGTTGGATTTAAGTTCCTGAACGTGACTGAGGTAGACGGATTCGCCGATAACATCGGGAAAGAAGGGGACCCTGTAGGACTTTTCAGGCGCAGATGCGGAGCTTTTCAGAATGAATATAAGATACTTTGGGAATCTTCACCGAAATTAAAGCACAATTCTAAGATTCTAAGGCTCTATAAAGAGGGTGATCAGAGGAAATACATGGTTGAGTGTAAGCATTGTGGACATATGCAGGATCTCCGCTGGGGTAAAAAGGAAGATCCGGGCGGTTTAAAGTTCGATCACGACGATGATGACAGGCTGATTGAAGGCTCTGTCCATTACGAATGTGAGGAATGCAAAGGCCATTGGACAAATGCTGATAAAGATTTCTTCCTCCCTGACAAAAAGATGGGCGGATCTGCATACTGGAAGCCGACATCAATGGCCAGGCGTCCCGGGTTGAAGTCCTATCACATGAACGCTCTCTACGCTCCGATCGGGTTTACATCATGGGAAACAATAGCAATGGAATTTCTTGAGATAAAACACCGTGGATTCCCGCCGCTTGAATTTCAAGTCTGGATCAATACTGTACTCGGCGAAGCATTTGAGGACCGGGGAGAACGTCCGAAACTGGAAGCACTCTTGACCAGAAACAGAACTTACAAGAAAGGATTCCTTCCGGAAGAGGCAGAGCCTTATTTCCTCACACTCGGGGCAGACATCCAAGGTGGAGCAAAGTCAAGGATAGAATGTGAGATAGTCGCCTGGGGCCATGACAAGGTCAGTTGGTCAGTTGATTATATTACCATCCCTGGTGACACCTCAGACATTTACAACGAATGTTGGACGGCATTAAAATCAATCATTCAAGCTGAATACGCAGGTCATAAAATCATGCTCTCAGGAATTGACTCAGGATTCAGGACGCAGATAGTTTATGAATTTTGTGCTGGAATGGGATCGAACGTATTCCCGGTCATGGGATCAGAGACCCTAATGAAAGGCCGGGAGCATATCAAATTCTTTGAAGTCTCAGGATTGGCTATACAGCGTCTTAATGTTAACACAGACCTACTAAAGCAGGAGACATACCAAGACCTTGCCAAAGGCCAGTATGAGGACGGTAGAAGCCCTGAGGGATACTGTCACTTTCCTATGGACTACACACGGGATCATTACAACCGATTGACAGCAGAGTCAAGAGTCCTGAAGACCACAGCAGCCGGGAAGAAATATATATGGGATGCCGGGTCCAGACGTAATGAACAACTTGACTGCCGGGTTTATAATTTGGCGTTAGTGTACGCATACAAACAGACCGCCGAAAATTACCTGAAGGAAGCCAAGATCATCGATGAGGAATTGAATTTCACATGGCCTATATTCTGGCAGTACGTGAAATCCGAAAAGAAAGCAAAATAG
- a CDS encoding YopX family protein, translated as MREIKFRIWSEHSKRYYDKISDTWTWWEDGVTLSGSQDYMLLEQYTGLKDKNGKDIYEGDKDKNGYIVVYENGCFWLRDPISTFIVDQLFLLNSEIEIIGNIHEEKS; from the coding sequence ATGAGAGAGATTAAGTTTAGAATATGGAGTGAACACAGTAAAAGATATTATGATAAAATATCCGACACTTGGACTTGGTGGGAGGATGGGGTAACTCTTAGCGGTTCACAGGACTACATGTTATTAGAACAATACACAGGACTAAAAGATAAAAACGGAAAAGATATTTATGAGGGTGATAAGGATAAGAATGGATATATTGTTGTATATGAAAATGGGTGCTTCTGGCTTCGTGATCCTATTTCAACTTTTATAGTTGATCAACTATTTTTGTTAAACTCTGAAATAGAAATAATCGGAAACATTCACGAGGAGAAATCATGA
- a CDS encoding DUF4406 domain-containing protein, whose product MKTIYISGPMTGIKDFNREAFMKAEKELLSDYIVINPVRIASALRVEFLLKESDPPEWSDYIRADTKALMDADCIYMLKGWQGSKGADLERYIALCLGLEMKYQ is encoded by the coding sequence ATGAAGACAATTTACATATCAGGGCCAATGACAGGGATCAAAGATTTTAACCGTGAAGCATTTATGAAAGCTGAGAAAGAGCTATTGTCTGATTACATTGTCATCAATCCGGTAAGAATAGCCTCTGCTCTAAGAGTCGAGTTTTTATTGAAAGAATCAGATCCTCCTGAATGGAGTGATTATATAAGGGCAGATACAAAAGCTTTAATGGACGCCGATTGCATTTATATGCTGAAAGGGTGGCAGGGAAGTAAAGGGGCAGATCTTGAAAGATACATCGCTCTTTGTCTTGGCCTTGAAATGAAATATCAATGA